GAAACGTCTGAAGATGACTCCGAGGCACTCTTCATAGCAGCACAAGAACAGACCTTGAGCACAAGAGATCAAGAAGACTGTGCAAAGATGCCCCTGAGATGATCCAGGTGTAAGGTGCAGGCACGGCATACGTGGAACGCCATAATCATCAACCTGGAGTAGTGTACAGGAACATCTGTGTCAAGTAGGGATCGGAAGTTCAAAGTCAAAATAGATACCTCCAAGGGTGATGTTAGACAATCAAAGAGCAAATATCCTTTGAGATTTCCAAATCCAAACTGATTAACAGGTGATTTAGCAACCAGACGTGGCGGTGGTCAACAAACTCCAGAAGAAAGCAGAGGTGGTAGTTGCAGCAAGGCCCAAGCAGCATCAACAAGGAGCAGGAGAAGCCAGGAAAATATCAACggccaaaaataaagtagaaagATGTGGCGAACATTATGACAAGGAAAAAACATATCAGGGGCGCCACCAAGAGGCCAACAGTAAAACTACAGGAATTTCTTGTAGGTCCTGATCCCTGCTTGCATGTGACTGTCATCTCCTGCATTCTGTGCAAGTCAAGGCTGTGGGAAGTCTGAATAAAGCCAAAACCATTCCTTCAGTAACCCCAAACCCATGTGGGAATTTGTGTCATGTCTAACGGGACAAAGGTGGAGCTCGTTGGCCTTGAGTCTGAAAGCTGTGTGAGAGGATCTTCTCTTCTGCTGGACCAGGGTACTTGTCAAGGGAGATGACACTCCAAATGTCAAgacattttggcacaaaaagcTGAAAATTTAGAGGAATTTCACATTCCAAGAGATCGATAACCCAATGCACACATGCGAATCAGCCAAGACGAGGAAAGAAAACGTCCTGGAATGGCCCGGTCAGATTCCAGTCCTCAGACTCCTCTTGCAGTCTGAAGGAGCTTGAAttcttttgaaaaagaaaagtgggaCATAGATCAAGTCTAGATGTGTGAAGTTAATGGGAGACTTATTCATAAAGCCACAATGCTGTGAAACAGGGAAAAGAGGCTTGCACTAAGGATTTGTTGGGAGGGGTTTCGAGATTAAAGAAATCGAGCCGTGGAAGAGTTTATCCAGATTTCTAGTTGGAATATTGCTTTGAAGATGTAACAAGTCTGACATTTATGTTGGTTTTATTTCTGTCTTTACATAAAAAAACCCTCAACTAAATAAGGGTGTGTAGACTTCATAGCTACATCATAACCACTGGCTTAATATTGAGCAGGCTGTTCTTCTTTTCCCAAAGAGCTCTGACCGGTCAGCGTCTGGACGAAAGATACCGTTGGTGCATCTTGCACTGGGATGTTGGGGACGGCCCATCGTTTTGCTGGAGCACTTCCTAAAAGATTTGTTTGAGGGGCCACAGCTGACCCGCTGCATATATGACTTTTGCAAAGAGACAGAACTGACCCTTTTATTTGTTAAAGGTAGCAAACTCAAAGGGAAACCTCGTCATGCCAAGTTCATGCATTTCACTCTGGCACTACTGTAATTAAAAGTAGCTTGTTCATATAAATATATTCCATACAAAACCAGTGTTTGTAAAATTGGACTGCAACCTTAATTGCCACATAAGACGTCTATGGCTTCCCTCTAACATTTAAAGACTAAATCCCACACAGCTAAAACTTCAAAGATGTTTcttgtattttcttctttttttgtaacaCTGCATTTCGCATGACGTGTTGAAACAGCTCTGATGCTATTACTACTTCAGCAGACTAGCTTGAGAAAAGGACAATTAGCTGTAAATTAAACTGCAGGAAAAACAGAcagttaaaagaagaaaaaaaacaatgttgctTTACTTTACGGCTGCTTTACTTTTCATTCAGttgaaaattcaataaaaagtgAACTGATATGTTGAATATTGTTCAGCACCAGTGGCCAGAATGAGACGGAAAGGGTTTTAATGAAATTAACTAACAACTGTGCTGCCACTGCGTGTTTGGGGTTCCTCAAAGTTTGAATCTTCAATCCTCATCTTCCAAGTTACACTGAACTATTGAGCCTTTTTGTCCGGGTGTTTCATCCTTCTTCCGTAAACATCTACTGTACTCTTATAATCCAGTGATGCAAGAATCTACCATGCAAATGTAACCTCAAATACTACTTTTCCTAATGCGACTGGAGTCTAAGTTTGCTCTATATATTTATTAAACAAACTCTCCGAAAGCCTGAAGGCGGGGAGCCAAAGAGAACCTGGGCCCATTCGGAAACATCAGCGTGCTCCGAAACTACATTGCTGGTATTTTGTAAGATTACAACGGGTACATCGGGTATTAAACGGCTCCTAAAGTCACCTACGGTATATGCAGATCCTCGCCGCCCACACATGAAGGTGAGACGCGCCAGACTGAAGATTaaatgtgagagagagagagagggacgtATAATCACCAGACGAGCTGGAGAAAACACCTCCGGAGGACCGCAGTCCCCTCTAATCAGCACACACTCATCCTTCAGAGTGATGGGAGAGGacaaagctcttttttttttccttacatTTCATCCTGTATGCAGGAGTGGAAACTCAACAGGGGATTGCTTCAGCTCTCAATAAACCCAACTTCACTGCAGCTACATGTAACAGATTACCTCCCTCAtcagcacacacacagaaagtTTCCCAGTAGTTATTTTTCCATCATTGggaatatgaaaagaaaagaggctCATTTTCTTAGACCTACCCTCTAAATGGGATGGGTGCCATCACCAGATGTGACCTTGAATTATTCCACCGTAAATAAGTGCATCTAAACAAATTCCCTTTGACCTTTGACGAATATTCAGCTATTGACTTAAAAATAAAGGCCCTGAGAGGTTTGCAGGAAATTTATTTGGATTATGTCTCTAATTAAGGGTTTGGATTTCAGGTGGCGTATTATCAGcacagtttgttttttgtttttttttgcagcttcACTGTAAAACCGCTCCAGAGAGTATGTACGTTTTCACTACAGGAATGCTTggataaaaacaagacagaagAATTGGAAAGGAGACCCCCTTTCAGCATGAACGTGTACAAGAGGCTCCATTACAGCGCTGCTGGCAGTCATTTTATCAGTCGGGATGGTTGGTGGCAATTTCAGGTCAGGTACTGACGCTTCTGGTCCAAAGGGGGGCACTCTCATCTCAGGAAAGTAGCACTGCAGAGAAGAGACACGAGATGGTCACAATCACTGAAGAGCAGAGGCGGCTAGAAGAGGCTTGAATAAAAGACAGATGCTAAGAAGCCACCTGTACCTATGATGCACCGTGTCGATCCTCGGAGGCTGATTCCGTTTCCCTGACGACAACTGCCTTGGTCACCTGCATGTCTGGATGCTGCTGCTTGGCTTCCTGTATTGCAATAGCCAGAGCCTGCGAAGACAGAGCATTTACTGAATTCACTGCATTTGTAAAGCAGCCTTTAGTTTCAGCAGAGCACTTTTTCTTGCCCGTCACCTATACGGCACTTTTTAATAATCACACTGCAGTGTTTTTGTCTCGAGAATTGCTCATTGATGGGCATAATTGGTGTCAGCTTGAGGTTCCTTTCATGCACAAAGACGGTGACGGAGTGTGTCGGGGCTGCTGAGAGGATAAATGACGAAACCTTCACACAGagaaggtttttctttttaatagagATTAAATTATGGGATGCTCTCCTAAAAACAGTGcaacttttgaaaaagaaattaCTATTTACAGCCGTGATATACTTCCTTTGCTTGTGTTTCTGACGCTTGTGTGTggtttttgaatttgaatttattaaaggatagccccttgagattagggctggggatcgattaaaatgtcaagaatcgatttgattccgattcttaagattcagaatcgattatcaagattcaatccgattcgattccgatattgttttgggttagtgttattaaaactgttttttgagctgttgcatgaattatatgactgtagttatgcaaaatattactactagtattatattgagattgaacagcaagtattggcagctaatgatgctgtaaggaccaatcagctcccagaatgctgatagaactgctttcagaaacatcacgtGGGTccgaattaccaaacagatccagggcagcaaacagacacggatgaaatcggttttattttttcccacattccgtttttatttgttccattttcggtctattttggtttttaatttttgagcatttggtttttagcattttttgcaaatgtaaccccaagacagtatataaagtaatgaaatatagacaatttatgcaattataacctaacactttaatgttttcatacctttagacatatttaaaggcaaaaacatggcaccagttattctcgtgtccaacaaaacattccttttttggggataaacaaaaaaataaccaaaagttgtaatgatgaaaaaaaaatacataaataaatacaatttttaaaaaaaatacacccccccccccccccccaaaataaAAGGGGGTCCCAATGTGTTGGGATTGCATGTGTTGCTTCAGCCACAGTCTCTCACCTGCTCCTGGTCTACATCATCATCCCCTGTGATTATGATCCTCTTCTCGATCCTCGTCTCAGAGTATCCTCCTTTCACCGTCTGCAACACACGGTGGATTTTCTTTTAACATCTGCCAGCAGAAGTGGCATGACAAAGGAGCTGCTCCCACTCGGACCGTCACAAAGCGGTCTTTAAAAGTTCCCTTTAAGCCTCTTTACCTTGGAGACATGCGTGGTTGCTGAGGTAACGTTTTCGGTAACAAGGATAGGCGACCCTGACGTCTCTCTTCCGAAGCCGCTTTTGTGCACCTGATAAAGCAGAACAGCTGGATGTAACAGGCGAACAACAACGCGTGTGCACTAATCACTGCAGATTACAGTACAATCATTATTTGCTTTGTTATATCTTAGGAGGttgggttaaaaacattaaggtCCTATTTGCACTCACAGGGGATACACTCTGTCTTGTGGAGTAAGAAATCTCACTTAGGCCAGTGATGCCGTGATCCTGAAACAGACCGAGTGGTTGTGTGACTTCTTTTATTCAGAACAGTAAACATGGCGCTCCAGAAATGTACAACAGCAGCGTTTCACTAAATGACAACCTGATCTGTGAACTCCACGATGGTGGTGGTGACCTCTGACCCGTTGGGCTGAGTCTCCGTCCTCACATCGGTTTTCCTGACGGCCGGCGTGGGCATGAGGTCGCTGGCCTCCCTGCTCAGCGGCGCGGCGGCGGAGACGCGACCGCCGTCTCTGTGCGACCGATCTCTGTCCACCGACGACGACACCGGCACGGACCTCTTTGGTTTTTTGGGAACGACAGGCTTTGAAAcaaggaattaaaaaaaacattttcttgtatCACTAAATGCTTATTACTGTGTAACAAGATCCAATGTACAGTTtgaatgatatattttttttttgttaaatacaaAGTATGACACTTCCACTGTTCTattttcagaggtgtcaaaagtattcacattcattactcaggtagaagtatagatactagagtttaaaaatactcctgtaaaagttgaagtatcaactcaagttttttacccaagtgaaagtataaaagtactggtttcaaaactacttaaagtataaaagtaaaagtaatgtaagggggaaaaagccattgggacaaaagccattgaaaatgaatgtatcttagtataatgcaaatatattaaagaagcatatatgtgtactattgagcattaacatgtgtttcagagagcagcagatatgatgactagttgcctataagtattgtaatggtgcaaaaagtcaaacttcaggcatgttatcatttatcctaacctttattggaatgtacatccaagtttagttgcaggaatctgagggaacggatgtaagaacaaaactggacaagaacatctgaaacaaccacaaccaaattcactctatccggatggagcaatttaattggatagttttttttaaaggccgaaatgaaatagagtaacaaggctgtttttaaaatgtaaggagtaaaaagtacagataattgcgtgaaaatgtaaggagtaaaagtaaaaagtcgtctgaaaaataattactccagtgaagtatagataaccaaaatttctacttaaaggagcttgaggccggattgtggcaagatttatgaaaaaaatccgtatacattttaagttttctagtaataatgtcagatgaagcattccaaacccaaaagaatgagccctctagtgtatctctcctttgccttgaacaggctgtgtgctgcaaaatgtgctgcaattcggtcccgaatttcccgcgctgggctgcggatgtgacgtcacatgacgctgcatgtgcgttctccccgttctcccgtgccggcttcactgttggctgcagtacccccgacggccgtcgtggtgaagggtggcgctagagagtctcatttcttaaaaggagcctcatgctcctttaaatacaaAGTATGACACTTCCACTGTTCTATTTTTAAGTTCCTTCCACATAAACTCGATCAACATCTCAACGGAAACGCCAGAGGCAGCCAACAAAGCTTGCATTAAGTCATCAGCACCTCTGTTTTGTGGCCTGTCATCACTTTGTGGCGGCACATTGAGGTGTGATGCACACCTTCCATTTGCTTCAACAGTAGCGGCAAATATGATAAAACATGGACAACGATGATTTCAGATATTTAAACTTTGGTCTACCTGGCCTTCAGGCCGCTTGACCTCCGGTCGAACTTCTTCCGGCTGCACGGGTTTGGCCGGCGGGCTGCCGCTGGCTCCTCTGCACAGAGGGGCCGGCatggggggtggagggggttCAGACGGGCCCTCCTGCTGGAGCAGGTCGATCCCCATGCACAGTCCCCGGTCGGGTGACAACTCCCTCTCTCCCAGCTCGGTCATACCCCTGGAGAACTCCTCCATGCCCGTCTGCAGGTCTGTGAGGACAGTGAAATCCACTTCGGCCTCCAGGCTGGACGTAGAACTGACTGTGATGCTGGAGCATTTGCGCTCGATGCCCAGGTGGGTTTCCCTCGGGTACAGGATGTCATGATCCTGGTCGTCCTCGGACACCGAGCCGAGACGTCTCTCCCACAGGTCCCTCTGCACAGAAGAGGATTGATCAGAATGTTCCCTGCCAGAATATCCACGTTTCCATATTCTTCATAAATACAAGGTTCGGGTATTTCTACCAAGGAAAACAATGATATCCACATATCTGTGAGGGACAAAAATCTGTACATCTGTAAGGGCAGTTAATGAAATCAAACATGTGAAAATGGAGAAAATTATCAGAAGATTAGTGTGAACTTGAAACCATTTCATAATACAAATAATTGGACCAATCAGCCACTGTCACTCCACAGGGCAGCGTGGGCAACCATCCAAAGTCTCTCCAAGAACAAAGTGCAATCATCCGCAAGGATGCAAAAGCATCGAAGGAATCTTTCCCTTCCCCTGATGTTCATGTGCATGAGTCCTCCATCAGGAGAAGACTGAACATCACTGGTGTTTTAGGGAGAAAGCAGCTGCTTTCCAAAAATAACAGCGCTGTCGGCAGTTTGccggtaaaaaacaaaaaaaccctgtAAAGCTCAGTCCTAAAACGGAgctttctttatttaaaaatgagCTGAATTCTTCCAGAAACGAAAAGCTCTTATTCAACCACAAGAGCATTTTCATATCTAATACATGGCAGTGAAAGTATCATGGTCTGGATCTGTTTGCAGCAGAGAGCAAGTCATGACACATGACGACCACTGAAACCAAATCACACCACCATGAACCGTCGTGAAATGAATAAAGCGAACGCCGTGGAATCTCCGAGTCAAAGTCCAGGACTTAATCcaaaacacataaaaatgtgttaaaaatggtCCAAAGTGTCATTGGAGACGTTACTACAGGATACCAGATATCGAAAACAAAGGTtcacactcaaacacatcaaACACATCTATGAGTTGTTATATTTTTTGAGTCTCTTCTATTTAATCTCAGTCAGAATAAATAATAACATAAGCATATCTGTCATTTACACACCCATTAGTTTCATACCATGTTTGCCTTATCAATCACATTGATTTACTGGGTCATTTCGGTAGATGAAAGAATTCTCTTTTGAGTTATTTCCTCTTGATCAAATATCCATCTCCAGATACTGAATTGGCTACAGTGAGATGTTTTTCTCCATTTCATTATCTATTTGAAAGAAGCGTGCTGATCATGCTGAATGCCCTgaagaaaatgtgtttaaatgctaaattaaagaaagaaaaatactcACCGAGGCTTCACTGAGAGGCTCCTCGTGAATCGCAGGTGTGGGAGGTGTTTCCTGCAGaagagcaaaaacaaaaagcaggTAAAAGTCAGACAATTTCCTCCCGGAAAAGCTAAGTGCACGGAGAAGAGAGCTTTATGTTCTCGTCGCTGCTTTGATGCGAATTTCTGTTTGTGGCAAAGCGCAACTGACAGAATAATTTAGAAACCAATGTTCTAAACTCAAAGCTTTCAAGTTAATTGCTTCTGCAGTGCACTGGGTAAAGTTTCTATTTATAAAATGAGGACTCATAATCCTTTATAAATACAGGGCTTATGCAATACATTGGTAAACTCGCATCTGAAGATTTCCAGAGACTCCACATATCAATGCTGTTGTTTGCATGCACGTAGGGAACAATTAACAGGTTGACATCATTAAAAATGACTGCAAGTGCAATGGTAATGCCATGCACTGAAAGGTTCCATTTTTCAATATCCCCTTACAGGGGGAAAGGTATTTATATGTGGAAATGCAGCATAAAGTAGGAATGCCTCAGCCCTGAAGAGATTTGGCAGCTCTGCAGCCTGTGATTACTCCAAATcgcctttttcattttctgctgTAGCTACAGAGGTGCCAAGGTAGAACACTCGGTTCAAATGCCCTTCACAGCCATTTACAAAAGGGGATATAAATTATGTGAGAAAGGAGGTTTCAAAGAAAAATGGTGGAAAGGTCTTGCGCTCCTTGCAACAGCGGCCACCTTTTACTCTGTGAGGATGTTGGAAGGAGAGACCGGGTGTTAAGGTGACGAGATAAGGCGGGATAAAGAGGACACCTGAAGCTTAAGCAATGGGAAccttgcttaaaaaaaaaaaaaaaaaggccccaCGGTGTTCTGAAATGGCCAAGCAGATGTCAAGCTTTGCAGAGGAAACGAGGGAAAGCAAAACGCTCCGGGGCCCATGGACGTGAATTGAGTCGGTCAATGGTGCGATGCAAAGGAACGTGAACTTTTGCTTTCTCATGAACAGCCACATGGGTGTTGAGGTATACACACGTGTGTAATGttgggaggtggggggggggggggttgtgtgTGTTTAGATGGTGAAAACAAGATCTGCTCCGCATCGCCTGAAGCTCATGCAATGTGTTTACTTTCCCATGATGGACAAACAGGTTAAGGGGCAGACGGTTTACCGCTTGCTTCCTCTTGGCTGTTTCTTGGATGGGGGTCCTGTAGTGGATGTGGCTGCTGTCCGTGTTGCCCGCTCGGTCCCGGGACCAGTGGGTTTTCAGAGGAAGACTGCGAGGGGGTGCTGTGGAAAATTTAGAGCCGAACTCCGAGACGTTCTGGAAATGATCTTCGTGCGGCACGCCGCCTCTCGTCCACTGGTCCCTGCCGTCTCTGAGCTCCTGCTGCGGAAATGACTCATGAGTCTGCTGACGAAGTTGCGTTTGCTCCTGATGCCACGCTGAAGACTGAGGTACAGAACTGTCGTCCCATCGGCCTCCCGACTCGCAGGACGGTTTCGTCATCCGCGCCTCCCCGGCCTCACCATCAGACTGGCTCTGACTCCGAGCATTTACAACATCTTTGTCCTCTTTATTCAGGGACTTCTTTGATCTCTGCGGCTTAAGAGGGACTATTTTAGTGACTTCTGAATGAGAGTAAGCACTTTTTTTGCAATCTGTATCTCCCATGGGGCCCGGGTCTTTCATTTTCCGAGTGTCTGAATGCCTTGTACTGCTCTCACCTTTAGCCCCGCCACCCTTAGAGTAAAAGTCCCCACCTTGAGAGTCCAAGTTCTTGGGTCTCTGCTGATACTGATAGTTCTTGATGTCTTTGTTTATTGTACTCGTCCGTGTGTCAGGTGGAAAGCCATACCCCTTTTCATTGAAAACGTTCCTCGCTAATACAGGATCAAGATGGCCATTAGTAGCGGCTGTGTTATCAGTCTCGTTCATGTCCCTCCGTCCCGCTGCTGTAATTACAGCTTTTGAAGATTCCCAGGATGCGCGGCCATTGTTCAGAACTCCTTCAGTCCAAGATGTCGCTGCAAAGGCGTCCGTGCCCACAGAAGAGGGCTTACTCTTTTCTGCTTTAGAGCAAgactccattgttccctcataAGCATCTTGCTTG
This is a stretch of genomic DNA from Cololabis saira isolate AMF1-May2022 chromosome 12, fColSai1.1, whole genome shotgun sequence. It encodes these proteins:
- the si:dkey-178k16.1 gene encoding band 4.1-like protein 1 isoform X1, producing MTTERDWAEDMKTAMECDARRANQGSDDHGELDDSSEKTPSKASKSPQKTTKRLKTVPVKVTLLDGSDYDTGVEKLAKGQTLLDMVCGHLNLLERDYFGLSFLDTDNTKNWLDPSKEIKKQIRVGSWNFGFSVKFYPPDPSVLIEDITRYYLCLQLRDDILSGRLPCSFVTHALLGSYTVQAELGDYDPEEHGPDYVNEFHFAPSQTRELEERVMELHRNYRGMSPAEAEMNFLENAKKLSMYGVDLHHAKDSEGIDIMLGVSANGLLIYRDRLRINRFAWPKILKISYKRSNFYIKIRPGEYEQFESTIGFKLPNHRASKRLWKVCIEHHTFFRLVSPEPPPKGFLVIGSKFRYSGRTQAQTRQASALIDRPAPQFDRSVSKRYLLPRSIDGASALGDSMDQLSQRSSSDRTQFMSREDLDQEGSLDLEHDQYSYQDKDHDLYGDQDEEHYEGQDQRKTISTPIRTLELKGEEAGSPLDSKPEDLVPLRPKQEQFLDKPEDVLQKHQASINELKRALKQPNSKMSQRERRVSSTTPPGGTPERRTATSGAKFIDKQDAYEGTMESCSKAEKSKPSSVGTDAFAATSWTEGVLNNGRASWESSKAVITAAGRRDMNETDNTAATNGHLDPVLARNVFNEKGYGFPPDTRTSTINKDIKNYQYQQRPKNLDSQGGDFYSKGGGAKGESSTRHSDTRKMKDPGPMGDTDCKKSAYSHSEVTKIVPLKPQRSKKSLNKEDKDVVNARSQSQSDGEAGEARMTKPSCESGGRWDDSSVPQSSAWHQEQTQLRQQTHESFPQQELRDGRDQWTRGGVPHEDHFQNVSEFGSKFSTAPPRSLPLKTHWSRDRAGNTDSSHIHYRTPIQETAKRKQAETPPTPAIHEEPLSEASRDLWERRLGSVSEDDQDHDILYPRETHLGIERKCSSITVSSTSSLEAEVDFTVLTDLQTGMEEFSRGMTELGERELSPDRGLCMGIDLLQQEGPSEPPPPPMPAPLCRGASGSPPAKPVQPEEVRPEVKRPEGQPVVPKKPKRSVPVSSSVDRDRSHRDGGRVSAAAPLSREASDLMPTPAVRKTDVRTETQPNGSEVTTTIVEFTDQDHGITGLSEISYSTRQSVSPVHKSGFGRETSGSPILVTENVTSATTHVSKTVKGGYSETRIEKRIIITGDDDVDQEQALAIAIQEAKQQHPDMQVTKAVVVRETESASEDRHGAS